CCAACCCTCCGCCTACTTTAAAAGCTTCGGAAAAAGGGCTATCATTCTGTAGATTAGCTATTGAATAAAAAGCATAAAACAATACCATATACTTATAAGAACTATTAGATATATTAGTTACATTAATATTCTTAATAAGTATTAGCAATGGCATCACTAGCAGATATGGGTGAACATATAGTCCTGCTATATTAATTCTATAGGCAGATGACGTAGAGGCTATAAATAGCAAGCTCACTATAATTCCCCCCCAAGCCTGTTTAGATAATTTATCTTCAAGTTTGGGGAGGACTTTTTGAGATAACTGTTCTTCGGAGTGTAAAAATAGTGGGTCTTCCATGTTATACCTGTGCTTCCATTTTCTTAATAACCTTGGCAGGAACACCTGCAATTACACTATTTTCTTCTGAAAAAGGTTTTGTACAAACAGAACCAGCCCCCCCACCACACATCCATTTGGTATATTTGTTCCCATCAATAAAGAACTATTGCCGCCTATCCAGCAACCACTTCCTATATGAATATGCCCTCGCTCAAAGCCTGTAAAATAATCTTTTCCATCAAAAGTATGATTACCAGCAGCAACTAACACCATTGGCCCAAACAAAACTCTATCGCCTATTGTAATATTGCCACCCATTAATTGACATCCCATATTAATATGCACTCCATAGCCAACACTTATCCACTGAGGATTTTTTAGCAGTACATCATGCCCTACTCTAAAGTCTCCTTTACAATCTTTGAGAACCCAACTATAAAGCCATCCCCTGAATAAATTAACTTTTTCTGTTTCTGGCAAGAAAAACAAGATGGTTCGTACTGACCATGTATAAAAACGAATTATTATATTTTTCATAGTTAATATTATTTTTTATACTGCCCCCTTACTAAATTTGTAATAGCAATACCTACAGGCCCTAACAATAACAACAATACATAAACAATAAAATATTTGTTAAAGGCCACTTTCGAGGGATATGTTGCCAAACCCATAAAAAGTATCCGTAAAGACTTAAGCCAAAAGCCCTTCGATAACTCTCCAATCCCATGTTTAAAGATTGTATTTTTCACAAAGGCCTCTTGTACTTGTGTAGTAGTCAAACCTGATTTCTGAAGCATACGCGCATCTATTTCCATAGACGTGCGATATTCATCCACCATATACTTCAAATGCCCAGAGCTTGCTTGTTGTGCCGTCTGATTATTAGGATGTATCCGATAATCAAACAACTTAACATCAAGTAAATATACATATTCTACTTCAGCCAATAACTTTAAATGAAACCACTTATCTGGATTGATGATACGACTGCTACCATACCCCCCTACCCCTTCATAGGCTTCACGAGAGAAACATGTAGCTAAAAAATCAAGTGGGTTAGCAGAATATAAAATACAGCGTTTTAACATCTCATCTGCACTTATTTTATATATTTTATACCCCATTGCGGCCGTTAAAGATTGGTCTATATCTGACTCTTTCCAAAGATTAGCATTGCGCCCTCCGTGCGTAGTGGATGTGGTTGGCTTATCATCAGGATCTATAATTCCGATTCTTGACGAAAAAGCAACAGGCTTATTACCAATTAATTGTATAAATTTTTTATATTCTGCCAATGCGTTTGAACGCATCAAATCATCCGAAGAAAGCATAATGCAATAAGGCTCTTTTGCCAATGCACCTGCTCTGTCCAGATTGCCTGCAAAGCCTACATTACACGAGTTTATTACATAGCGTAAATTCTTGCCTTGTTTAATAAAATCTTCCACAATAGCCACAGAACTATCAGTGCTTTTATTATCAGCAATAACTATTTCAAAATCTTGTTCTGTTTGACTCAGCACACTTTGAATAGTACGCCCCAAGTATTTTTCGTAATTATAATTAGGAATACAAATCGAAAACATATCTTATTTGTGTGAATGTGAATGAAGTATTTGCTCGTAAAGTGCTTTTATTCTTTTGCCCAAAATAGGCATATCAAAATCCTGCTCCACCGTAACTCTGCCAGCATTACCAAGCTGCTGACGCAAGGCAGAATCCTCAGTCAATAATTTAATTTTATCGCAAATATATGCTATGTCATTTTCTGGGACAAGAAAACCATTATAACCGTCGCGTACCATTTGCAAAGCACCGCCCTCATTAAGCCCTATGACAGGAATAGCCGCGGCCATCGCCTCCACAAATACGCGCCCGAAAGATTCAAATCTGTTGGGGTGAACCATGATGTCTATTTCTGCCCAAAAAACTTCAGGTTTTGTGCCATGCCCCATAAACTTAAATTGTTCGTCCGACAAACCTAAACTTTTTTTCAGCGCATTTAATTCAAGCCAATAGGCATCTGTGGTCGGCGGAATTTTCCCATAAATTCTAAACTCTACATTCGATAAAGTCTTGAGTTTTCCTGCTATTTTGACAAATAACGTATGGTTTTTCCAGCGAGCATCCAGCGAAGCAACCATCCCAACTACTATTTTTTTATCAATAGAATTAGTATGCGTCTTCGGTTTAAACTTTTGTACATCTATGGCATTGGGGATCGTACAAATCTTATTCGTATCAGCCATAAAAGGGGCAATGCAATCATAAGTTACATTGGAGTTAGCAACAATCATAGCAGACTGTTTCTCAATGGTTTGTACCCATTTCTGATGATTTCCAAACTGATAATGCTTATCATCGCCGACCAACTCGCGAATATGCCAAATGTGCGGCAATCCCATTTTTTGAGCCAAAATAGCCCCTTCCGTATTGACAGCCGTAGAGGTATGCACTATATCAATTTTTTCGTCTCTAACAATTTGGGCTAATTGAGCCTGAAACTTATGACCGCGTAACGTGCCTAAGCTCAATTTCATTTCCAAAAGCGGACGCTTCCAAAGTACCGTTCTGATTTTGTCATTTGCTCTATACAATGGCAAAAAGATGACTTTACCACCCAACATTTTTTTTATTTCATCGCGGCGAGCTTGTGTGCCGTTTTTTTCACAGACCAAATATGAGTCGATTCCTTGTTTTTTGAGTTGCTCGATGAGCTCGAATGTCGAATAGGCAGAACCACCCGATACGGCATTTAATACGTGCAAGACTTTCATTTTATAAAATATTGGTTTGCAAATAGGCTTCAAATTGGGCTTTAGCCTCAGGCGTACCCATATCCCACATTTCGTCGGCTTGCGAAATGCCCACCAATCCGCCTTGCGCTATAATTTTCTGATAAACAGGAATGACATAGTATTCTCCGCGTGTCGTTTCTTGATTGGCTATCATTTCTTTGGCCAAACTCACCAGTTGAGAGCCGTCCGAGAAATAATACAAACCCGTACTGGCATGGTCTGAAATACGGACTTTTTCGGCCACTTCTACCACTTTACCTTTTTCGTCGGTTCGGGCAAAACTCCACTGGCTGCCCGCCAAATTGGCCACAGAAATAAGTCCCTTACAATCAGATACTTTGTCGGCAATATGACTCGCCATTTCAGATTTAATATAAGTGTCTGAGGCAGCAATTAGTACATCTTCCGAAGAGTTAAGATATGCTTCCGCAGCCAACACCGTACACAATTGGCCTTGTGTTACGTCTTCCAAAAATACAAATTTAGCTTTATCGCCGATGGCCTGCGTAATAAGAGATACTACATCATAACGCTCCTGATGCTCGAGCAGCACCACAAAAATTATTTCTGAATAATCGAATTTCTCTAAACTCTTAATAGCCCACAAAACCATTGGTTTGCCAGCCACTTCTATCAAGGGTTTGGGCGTTTGGTAGCCTCTATCAGCAAAACGCGAGCCTCTGCCCGCCATCGGGACAATAATTTTCATAAGATATGTCTGTAGATAAGAGAGATTATTTGTTTCGTAGTGGCGTATTCTTGCAAGAACACTTGATTATTTTTCTTTACGCAAATCTTCCAAAAGTTCGTCTGTTACTTCTGCCCACGAATGAAAGCGCAAAGCACGGTCATCTATGTACAACTCGGCATTGGGTTTTCCGAAGAAAATTTCATCATACGGAATATCGTGTTTGTCGAGCCATTCCAGCGTAATTTTACCTACGTTTTTCATTACCTTTCCTACGTTAGCCTCGCAAGTAGCCATATTACGTGCCGTACTGATAATCAAATAATGGCCTTGTGCTTTTAGCTCTTTCATGCGCTCTACGGCGTGCGGCAATGGCGGCAATTCTGCATATTTTTCGTGTTTTTGGCGAATGGGGCAAAGTGTGCCGTCGAGGTCAATTACAATTCTCATAGTATATTTATAAATCAAAAAAATAATTACAAAACCTGATTAAGCAACTGAATGCCAGTTAAATACATCAATTTCTGACGCATCGGTTTGCCCTGATGATATGGCACCATCGAAACGAAAAGCAATCCTTCTATAAACTTAATCTCATGCAAATCGTAGTTGTTGGCCACTACCTGCTCATCAAAAGCGGCGGCGGCATCGGCATAACTATCATTGGCATAAATGCTATACTCAAAGTCAGTGTCCGAAAGCTGCGCAAAACTAAAAATATCCGCAATGATATAGTCATATAGCCCACAAATACTATGACGCAATTTTGCTACGTCATAACGCGGGTCGCCATAAATACCAGCCTTACCAAAGCTACCACGCGGGTCGATAAGCCTTACAATATGATTATTTATATCATACAAAATATTTGACAAACAATAGTCGCCATGTAAAACTGTAGCCTGCGCATTAGCCGCCAACGCATTGGCTTTCTGTTCAATACGCTCACGCAGCAAGTTGAAATTTTGGAATGTTTGGCCATTAATAGTGAGCGTATCTGCTTCTAGCCATGTGCGCCATTCGGGTTCTTGCTCTCTGAGCATATCCATACGCTCCAGCGTTTTAGCCCAATACATATCGGCAATCTCTTCGGGCATTAACTCGCCCTTATAGCTACTGATAAGTTTGTGAACCTTAAACAAGTTTTGCAACGCAGTATTCCAAATTTGTCCATCCAGATTGCCGTACAAATACAACTCGGCCATATTAGGATAGCCATAATATTCTTGCGTAATAATCACCTCATTATCAGATGTTTCTTGCTCAATAATGCGAGGTGTAAGCAATTTAAGTTGTTCGGGAAGAAGTTTATACCAATTCAGTTCGTCGGCTAACTTCGCACTTTTTTGGCTGCGTTTGGTAACCGTAGAAAGTACAGGGTCTATTTGCAACGAGTTGAAAAAACGAGATTGCAACAGGCTGCGTTTGGCTTGCACGAAATGATCTATATGCCCAAAATCAAACCAACGTTGAGCAGGTTGTATCTTGATTTTTCGCTGCTTGTTATAAAAATCAAGCATAACACTTAGCTCTTTTGCCCCGCTGTTAATGGCCTCTCTGGTTGCTTTTTTGGCCAACGTAATATCTGTCAAATGATAATAACCCGTCAGAGCAGTCAGGCCAGCTTTATGTATTTTTTCTTTGCTTTTATCATAAAACTGCTGAATAAGTCCCTGTTTATCAGCTTCTACCAAACACCAATTGCGAGGCGTATCGTATTGCCCCACAAACACAAAGTCTGTATCAGAGCTGACGTTATCTTGAATAAGCGTATCGCCCAAGATAATATGCACGCCGCAGGGTTGGTTAATGGCATTCAGGCCATTGAGCAGAGAAGTAAGAATCGTGCCTGCTTCATTGACAAAAGCAAAATCAACTTGAATACGGCCTTGGTAAGCCCAAGACAAAAAATTATATAATTGATGGTTTTGGGTTTGCAATACCACCACCACTTGTAGTATATTTTTAGCTATCAAATCATCTAATATCCAGCCGATTACAGGCTTGCCATTGACAGGAATCATGGCATTGGACACGTTGGTTCCGATAGGCAGATTGGAATAATTAATATTTCCTCCGCAAAGAATAATAGCAGGAGAATTTGAATTCATATCTTAACTTTTAAAATCTAATGAAAACGCCCAGCCGCTTTATGCGCCTGAAACTCCTCAATATTTCTATATTTAATAATTTTAGCGGGATTGCCACCCACAATAGCAAAATCAGGTACATCTTTAGCAACCACAGAGCCAGCCGCCACGATAGCACCTTCGCCAATGGTGATACCAGGTATAATTGTAACATTATTACCTAACCACACAAAATCTTTGATAATAACAGGTTTGTCTATACGCTCGGGGCCGTAAGGAATAGCATTTGTGTTTTCGTAGTTATGATTGGTAGAAATAATCGTAAGATTAGAACCCGTATGAAAATAACTTCCGATGCGCACTTCCCCACTTCCGACTAATGTAACATTGGGGTTAAAATTTACATGATCACCCAAAGTAACATGCTTACCAAATCCTTTTATTTGACCATTGACTTTCAATCCTTTACCCACTTGCTTGCATACGCGTTGCAAATGATGAGCGTATATTTGATTATAATTAAACTTCTTTTTGATTCGTGGTAAAAATGTAAACTCCCAACGATACCAAATTTTTTGTATCAAACTAAGCGACATTTTTATTCTTCTTTTTTCTGTTTTTTAGAACATTCAGGGCTTGCCTCATGCGTGCCGACTCAGACTTATTGCGGAAAAAAACAATAGCGATACCCAACACAAAACCAATAGACAATAGTAATCGTAAACCAAATTTTGGCCATATACCCAAGTCAGAAGCCCAATAATTATTAGCAAAAATGACAGCAGCAGCCACTAACAAACAAGCCAAAACAGAGAGCCAATCATAAGCAACTTTAAAAATACTTTGGGCATAAAAATACACTAACACTGCCATCGTTAGCCAGCCGCACGAAGTAGCAATACCCGCACCTGCCGTTCCAAATTTATTGATAAATAGGGCGGCTGTTAGAAAAGTAACCATAAATCCCGAAAAACTAATAAACGGAAGTAATTTCATGGATTTTCCAAGCTCAATACCCGTACCCAGCATCCAATACAGTCCCGTACAAATAGGAATCAATGACAAATACACCAATAACGATGCTGCTTCATAAAATTTGGAGTTCACAGACCATACGAATACATAAGGCATCCATAAAGCCATCATCGTAAAGACAAACAAAATGGCAGCCAAATAATAGTTAAAAATTGACCCAAACGTAAATGCGGCTTTTTCACCCTCAGACTTATGCAAATGAAATTTGTAAGGGCCCCAAGATTGCTGCACGGCATTGGTTATCATCACCAAAGGCATCGTGAACTTCCATGCAATATTATACAAACCTGCTTGCTCAATACTAAGCATTGTTTTTACCATAAATTGCCCGTACATACTCATGCCAATGGCCTGTAAATGATGCGGTACTGCTGGCAAACCGAAACCTAGCATTCGCTTGAGTTCTGCCCATGAGAAATATCTAAAATTAGGGCGTGTTACTTGGCTAAACATATAGATAGCCGTCATTACATTGGCAATCAATAGGCCATAAAGCGAGCCATAAACCCCAAACTTGAACACGATTACTAACAAAATCGTAGTTCCCATGGATAGCATCAGGTTTACCAAAGAAATGGTTGCTACTTTTTTGGCTTTTCGCTCAATACGCAAAATAGCCAATGGCATGGCATCAATCGCACTAAAAAAAGCCGTAAAAACTGCAATAGACAAGTAACTCGTAGGAATGTCTTTATTTAAAAGAATAGCATTTATATGTGGTAAAAAAAGTAATGATAAGGCCAAGCCCATCAGAGCCAAGCTAATTACGGCAATATGTCCTGTGCTAATAATTTGTTTACGCTCCTCATCGGTTTCCGTATAGGTCATAAAACGAAAAACCGCCGAAGTCAGCCCCATATTAACTACTGGCGTAAATAACGAGGAATAAAGCGTAGTCATCGCCAAAATTCCGTAATCAGATGGCGATAAATACCCCGTATAAATAGGAACAAGAATAAAGTTGAGCAGCTGACTCAACACTTTACTCATGCCATAAATAGACGTATCTTTTCCTAACTCTTTTAATTTACTTAGTAATGACATCTATTTATTTTATTTTATACAAAAAAATACGATAACAACTATTATCAGACTCAAAAATATGTTCTAACTGTATTGCTAGATTATTAGCCGTATTTATCTTCACTGCCGATATCAAATACAAACAACCTGCCTCTTTCATTTTTTGATAATCCAAATCAAGATGCTGAATCTCTTTATTATTATTTTTGTAGTAATTTAAATCTATGCCCAATTCAGAGGAAAAGATATAACACCTACTACCAAATCCAATAAAATACTGTTTTATATCTTCATTTTTTGTTAATTCTTTGGCAATAACACTGCCAAACCAATGTTTATAAGACAAGGGATAATTGGACACATAACCATCCACAGTATAAAATGAATTATACTGTGTTACAGCAGGATGTAACCCTACACTTGCCACTTTATAAGAACTCAATGGTTTGTTTATATATTTTTTTATCCCATCGAAAAGTTCCTTGTCATAAAATTGAGCATACGTAGGAACAAAATTAACATTATTAATATCTTTTTTTGTAATGTTTTTGTATTGATAACTGGTTTTATAGAGATAAAAAAGTTGGAATATAAGCACGATTACAAATACCCACCCAACATACTTATAATTTAGATATGGCTTAATCGCAATTGCAACAAATATATAAGTGATTATTGGCAGAATAAAGAAAAGACGTTCCAATCTAAATGCTCTAAATACAACATATTTTTGATGTATTTCTACTATTGGATTATAGAGCCATAATGCAGAAAAAAAACTAATAAATAACATTGATGCTATCAATAAATAAGCGGTTTTATCTACTTTATATTTTTTCAAAACAAGAGATAAAAGAACGCTTATAAATGCTGTAACTAATATTATTTTAGAATTAATACTAGCATGAAAGTGGCCTGAAGAAAGCAATTTAAACCATTCTGGCAATAATTTAGGGTTGGTCGCTCCTGCAGTAATCAAATTGAATTCTACTCTATGAGGAACAAAATCAGACGGTAGTAATACCATCATAAATAATCGATAATCTACAACAACATAGAAAATACACAGTAGGCCAATAGCCAATAAATACTGTTTTTGTATTGATTTTCTTTGTAAAAAATCAATACAAAACAGTAGCCCTAATGCCAATAATATAAATATCCCAGCTAATACTAAAACAGAATAAAAAGGAAAAAATACAATAAAAAGATAGTCTTTATAAGAATAGTTTCCTTTTTTTATATTTAAAAAAGCTGACAACAAAAATGGCTGGCCTGCGACAGATAAACCCGCCGATGGCCAAAATGGTAATAAGGCAAAACAAGAACTCAATCCAAGTAGTATAATTAAATTTTGTAAATTACTAAAATCAACATCTTTCATTATATGTTTTTTTAGTAAAACAAACATTCCACAATAAGCTACTATACGGATTATGAACTGATTCAGTAATATTGCATAAAATGGAGAACAATACTCAAATAATAAGCTTATTATATTAAGCTCTGTGCCAAAAGATAAACGAGGAACCCCATTCATAATTTGTTGTACAGGGAAGAAATTAGAAGCAAAAAACAAGTCATTATCTGCCAGTGTTTTAAGCCAAATAACATTAGAATCCAGATTATCATGAATTAAAATATGTGCATTTTCTCCATAAATAATATATGGCAAAAAATAGACAACTAAAACCCCAAAAAGCACAAAGGACGCAAAATATATGCTATATTTATTTGATACCTTAATCATAATTCTAATTATAAAACTTTACAATTTCACTGATTACACGGGTTTGCTGCTCTTCCGAAAGCTCAAAATACAAAGGCAAACGAACCAATGTATCCGTATAAAAGTCAGATTCTGGCAACGCTCTTCCATCGTGTTTGTCTGCATAAAATGGGCTTGTATGCAATGATAAATAGTGAAAAACAGGATGTATATTTTCTTTTTTTAATGCGGCAATCAATGCTGTTCTTTCTGTCAAATCTTTCGTGATAATATAGAACATATGCGCATTATTAGTGGCAAAATCAGGCAAATAAGGCAGACGTAATTTACCTTGTTGCACCAGCGGAGATAAACCGTCCCAATAACGTTGCCAAATCTGGCGGCGTTGCGCCTGAATAGCGTCCATATTTTCTAATTGTGCATACAAAAACGCCGCAATAATATCAGAAGGTAAGAACGAAGAACCCACATCCACCCAACCATATTTATCTACCTCACCTCTAAAAAAGGAAGAACGGTTTGTTCCTTTTTCGCGGATAATTTCAGCACGTTTTACAAAACGTTCGTCATTGATCGCCAACATTCCGCCTTCACCCGAAATAATATTTTTGGTTTCGTGGAAAGAAAATGCCGCCAAATGGCCTATCGTACCCAAAGGCTTCTTCGTTCCGTCAGGCATTACATAGAAACTATCAATAGCCTGCGCTGCATCTTCAATCACATACAAATTATGTTTTTCGGCCAGTTCCATAATTTTACCCATATCGCAGGCAATCCCCGCATAATGCACGGGCACGATGGCTTTTGTTTTTGGCGTAATCAAGGCCTCAATTTTATCGGCATCAAGGTTAGGATTATCAGCATTACTATCCGCAAAAACTAGCTTTGCTCCACGCAACACAAACGCGTTAGCCGTTGAAACAAACGTATAGCTTGGCATAATCACTTCGTCATCTGGCTGTAAATCAATCAGAATAGCGGCCATTTCTAAGGCATCAGTACACGAAGTAGTGAGCAATACTTTCTTAAAGCCTAATTCTTTTTCGAAAAATTCATTACATTTTTTAGTAAAAACACCATCACCAGAGATTTTACCAGAAATAACGGCTTCTTTAATGTACTCAGTTTCTTTGCCCGTCATGTAGGGCTTATTAAATGGAATCATTTTGTATATTTTTATTGTGAATCAATTACTTATTTAATTTTTTGGCAGGAACTCCCACATACAAACCCGATTCGGTAAGAGGTTTTGTTACGACCGCACCGCCACCTGTCTGTATGTCATCGGCAAACGTTATGTTATCAATCACTACCGTCCCGACACCCACAAAGCAACGCTGACCAATACGCACAAATCCAGCCAACGTAACACCAGGGCCAAAAAATGAATGCTTGCCTACGTGCGTATCGTGTGCCACCCTGCAACCTACATTAAAAAACACATTTTGGCCAGTAGATGCGCCTCTGTCCATGGTACAACCTGGCAAAATAAAAGTGCCTGCCCCCAACAAACGTGGTTCGTCCACATAACTGCTGCTATGCACAAATACCCCGAATTTGATTTGCTCGCAGAGCTGCTCAAACATTGCTTGGCGTGCGGCAAAATGTTTGTAACCAATGGCCAAAAACATTTCATCAAAAACGCCTGATTGGTAATCTTCTACTGCCTGACTTACAGCCCCTTGAACCAAACCCAAACCTTTGATTTGGCCTGCGGTGGCATAATCATCATAAAATATCACCTCGCTTGCGGCCTTGTCGTGTAACAAATGATGCGCCATCAATTGCCCCAAATCTCCAGCCCCAACTATCGCTACTTTTTTCTGTGCCATAAAATACTACGGTTTCCAGTCCAAATTGGTCAGCTCTTTTGCAGAGAAAACAGGGCGATGCTTCGCCTCTTTATAAATTTTGCCAATATAAATACTGGCCAAACCCACAAAGAAAATTTGCAAACCAAAACCAATAATGAGCGTTATCATAATGGACGGCCAACCCAGTTGAAATTCAGTAACAAATACCCGCAAAAACACCAAAGCCAATGCCGCTATTATTCCAAATCCGACCAAGCCCAAACCAAATCGAACGGCCATTTTCAAAGGCAATTCCGAAAAATCAAAAATGGCATTGAAGGCCAAATTCATCTTCCTTTTGAAATTAAATTTGCTTACACCTGCAAAACGCTCTCGTTGCGAAATAACCAATGTGCCGCGTTTCATGCCCACGTGCATGAACATACCTTCAATAAAACGACTAGCCTCGTTATATTTCAAAAACTGGTCTGTAAATCGGCGATTAAAAATACGCATTACGGCCAAACCCTTTGGTAAGTTTAAGCCCGTAAATCGCTCTAATACGCCCCAAAAAATATTAGACATCAGCACGTTAGAGAATTTATCTTTTTTCTCTTCTCGAACGCCAAAAACCAAATCATAGCCTTTTTGTATTTCCTCAATAAAACGCGGAATTTCTACGGGCGGATCTTGCAAATCAGGATCCATCATCAACAAGTAATCACCAGAAGCATAAGTAAAGCCTGCGGTCAATGCGCCTTGTTTGCCATGATTATACGAAAGTTCCACCAATTTAAGTCTATCGTTCTGTGCTGCCGCTATCTTAATGAGCTCGACAGTACGGTCTTGGCTGCCATCATCTATAAAAACAATTTCATAGTTAATCGCATTTTGATGCAAAACCTCTGTTGTTTCCTTGATAAATTGCTCAATACAATCTTCTTCGTAGTACACAGCTACGATAATTGACAATTTTTGGCCTGCTGGAAGCATACTTTTATACAAAAAAATTATTTGTTAAAATAAATTCAAAAAACTATCTGTATTGCTTGAGCGAAAAACAAACACTCAAACATTTTATTAACAATACAAATCCTCAATAAAGACAAATTTATATTTGATCATTCAGAACTATCATCTGCATCGCAAAAATTATTCGCAAAGTCAAAAGACATTATTTGCTACTAATCCGCAAATAAAATCAATTTTAACACTTTAAAATAATATTTTACGAATTAAAAAAGTAAAAAACATACAACATTCTCATTTACAACTAATTAACGCCCCCAATATTTGGTTAAGTTATAACCAATAAGTTGGTCGGCACGCGCCCCGATAGGTCTGTAATACACCAAAATTTCGTAGCGGTTTTCGGTGGCGTTATAAGTTCCCTCCAAATACGTCTCGTCGGGGCGGCGACTTGAGCTATTTTTATCCACTACCACATATTCGTAGTTATAAAAGCCCTGCTTAAGCGGCACACGCACGCGGTAGGCCTGCTCCGTAGAATCATAGTTCATCATAAAATTTTTGTCCAGTTTCCAATCCGTTAGCAAACCATACACATAAACATTGCTCTCTTCCATCTGTGGAGCTTTGAGCATAAAATTCGTGTAAACGTAGTCGGCCTCCGTTGCGCCGCGTCGGGTTTCGTAATTTTCTATCACAAAACGACCATTTATGTCAATAAGCTGGGCGTACGCCTGTCTTCCTCGTGGCACGTCGGGCATGAGCCAAACTTCCGCTTCCGTGTTGTTAAACTTGGTTCGGGCTACATTTTGGCCATTAAAACGAATACTTCTCAAATCCACGCTTCTAAATTCGTTGCCGCCCTGAAAATTATTTTCAAGGTTGAAAAACGTATAGTCCAACAACGCATCTTCTTCACGCAAAAACATCGGTTTGAGATTGTAAATAGCATTGTCCCAACGGTTGTTTTGGCGCAACACCACCGAGACGGTTTGCGCAGGATTAATGAGCTGATAAGCTCCGTATTTTACCTGAAAATCAATTTGTTGGTTTTTGAAACGCTGCTCTACACCCGACGAAAAACCAATATTTGGCGTAACTGTTACCTTATTGTCATAGACAATGAAGCGGCGCGTCAGCACAAAATCTTCCTTGCTGCCGTTGCGGTACACCATCACAATATAGTTGCCCGAAACCTTCACTTTCGGCACCGTCAGCACATAATGTACATATGGTTTGCGCGTATTCTGCGATATTTCGTAACTGTCCATAACGTATTCGTTGTATTCGCTCACGATGTCGGCATCGTTGAGGGCCGAAACCGTCCAATCGGCGTTGCAATGCACCACTTTAAA
This genomic stretch from Flexibacter flexilis DSM 6793 harbors:
- a CDS encoding lipopolysaccharide biosynthesis protein codes for the protein MSLLSKLKELGKDTSIYGMSKVLSQLLNFILVPIYTGYLSPSDYGILAMTTLYSSLFTPVVNMGLTSAVFRFMTYTETDEERKQIISTGHIAVISLALMGLALSLLFLPHINAILLNKDIPTSYLSIAVFTAFFSAIDAMPLAILRIERKAKKVATISLVNLMLSMGTTILLVIVFKFGVYGSLYGLLIANVMTAIYMFSQVTRPNFRYFSWAELKRMLGFGLPAVPHHLQAIGMSMYGQFMVKTMLSIEQAGLYNIAWKFTMPLVMITNAVQQSWGPYKFHLHKSEGEKAAFTFGSIFNYYLAAILFVFTMMALWMPYVFVWSVNSKFYEAASLLVYLSLIPICTGLYWMLGTGIELGKSMKLLPFISFSGFMVTFLTAALFINKFGTAGAGIATSCGWLTMAVLVYFYAQSIFKVAYDWLSVLACLLVAAAVIFANNYWASDLGIWPKFGLRLLLSIGFVLGIAIVFFRNKSESARMRQALNVLKNRKKKNKNVA
- a CDS encoding DUF6044 family protein encodes the protein MIKVSNKYSIYFASFVLFGVLVVYFLPYIIYGENAHILIHDNLDSNVIWLKTLADNDLFFASNFFPVQQIMNGVPRLSFGTELNIISLLFEYCSPFYAILLNQFIIRIVAYCGMFVLLKKHIMKDVDFSNLQNLIILLGLSSCFALLPFWPSAGLSVAGQPFLLSAFLNIKKGNYSYKDYLFIVFFPFYSVLVLAGIFILLALGLLFCIDFLQRKSIQKQYLLAIGLLCIFYVVVDYRLFMMVLLPSDFVPHRVEFNLITAGATNPKLLPEWFKLLSSGHFHASINSKIILVTAFISVLLSLVLKKYKVDKTAYLLIASMLFISFFSALWLYNPIVEIHQKYVVFRAFRLERLFFILPIITYIFVAIAIKPYLNYKYVGWVFVIVLIFQLFYLYKTSYQYKNITKKDINNVNFVPTYAQFYDKELFDGIKKYINKPLSSYKVASVGLHPAVTQYNSFYTVDGYVSNYPLSYKHWFGSVIAKELTKNEDIKQYFIGFGSRCYIFSSELGIDLNYYKNNNKEIQHLDLDYQKMKEAGCLYLISAVKINTANNLAIQLEHIFESDNSCYRIFLYKIK
- the rffA gene encoding dTDP-4-amino-4,6-dideoxygalactose transaminase, with the translated sequence MIPFNKPYMTGKETEYIKEAVISGKISGDGVFTKKCNEFFEKELGFKKVLLTTSCTDALEMAAILIDLQPDDEVIMPSYTFVSTANAFVLRGAKLVFADSNADNPNLDADKIEALITPKTKAIVPVHYAGIACDMGKIMELAEKHNLYVIEDAAQAIDSFYVMPDGTKKPLGTIGHLAAFSFHETKNIISGEGGMLAINDERFVKRAEIIREKGTNRSSFFRGEVDKYGWVDVGSSFLPSDIIAAFLYAQLENMDAIQAQRRQIWQRYWDGLSPLVQQGKLRLPYLPDFATNNAHMFYIITKDLTERTALIAALKKENIHPVFHYLSLHTSPFYADKHDGRALPESDFYTDTLVRLPLYFELSEEQQTRVISEIVKFYN
- a CDS encoding acetyltransferase, giving the protein MAQKKVAIVGAGDLGQLMAHHLLHDKAASEVIFYDDYATAGQIKGLGLVQGAVSQAVEDYQSGVFDEMFLAIGYKHFAARQAMFEQLCEQIKFGVFVHSSSYVDEPRLLGAGTFILPGCTMDRGASTGQNVFFNVGCRVAHDTHVGKHSFFGPGVTLAGFVRIGQRCFVGVGTVVIDNITFADDIQTGGGAVVTKPLTESGLYVGVPAKKLNK
- a CDS encoding glycosyltransferase family 2 protein, with the translated sequence MLPAGQKLSIIVAVYYEEDCIEQFIKETTEVLHQNAINYEIVFIDDGSQDRTVELIKIAAAQNDRLKLVELSYNHGKQGALTAGFTYASGDYLLMMDPDLQDPPVEIPRFIEEIQKGYDLVFGVREEKKDKFSNVLMSNIFWGVLERFTGLNLPKGLAVMRIFNRRFTDQFLKYNEASRFIEGMFMHVGMKRGTLVISQRERFAGVSKFNFKRKMNLAFNAIFDFSELPLKMAVRFGLGLVGFGIIAALALVFLRVFVTEFQLGWPSIMITLIIGFGLQIFFVGLASIYIGKIYKEAKHRPVFSAKELTNLDWKP